Sequence from the Paenibacillus tundrae genome:
CTCTCCGGATGCCGCTTCATCTCCGCCACCGCAAGCCGACAGTACGATGGACATGACCAGCATACTGATAAGGGGCAGGATATACTTTTTCTTATTTTTCATTAAAGACGACCTCCTGAGGATGATTAATGTAAGTTGCACAAATGTTTCACACTGGGCACTCCGAGTGCAGTACCATCTTCCGATCGCTGTTATCCCCAGATTTCTCTGAATCATTTCTTTTAATGGTTAAAATCCGGGGATAAAGGCGAGCGCTACGCTTCTTCAGATCGGTTCTGCCCTCTCCGTTAAAGTGTAAAAAAAGTTAACTTACTTAGTTGGTAGTAACGGAGTGCTGCTTTTGTCTTGTTTTCCATTGGTCACGAATGATCGGCATAACTGTTCGTCCGAAGATTTCGGCTTCTTCCAGATGTGGATACCCAGAGAGAATGAATGTGGTCACACCCAAATCCCCATACTCCATCAAGCGTTCCGCGACCTGTTCTGCTGTACCCACGATAAGGATGGCTCCGCCGGAGCGTACGACAGACAATCCTGTCCACAGGTTAGGACCTACTACAAATTGCTGTTTCTCCGACAGTTCCCGTAGCTCGTTTTGTCTACGTTGGTTAGTAGCATCCGTCTCGGCAAAGGCTGCTTTGGCCTTCTCGATTGCCTCTGGCGGTACTTTGCTGATAATCTCCCAAGCAGCTGCCCATGCTTCTTCTTCCGTATCCCGAATGAGCACTTGCGCACGCATGCCATAACGCATCTGACGATCTTGTCCTGTTTCCGCTTTTACCTGTTCACGAATGACCTCGATCTCTTCGATCTGCTCTTGGATCCAATCATGAGGTTCGCCCCACATAAGGAATGTATCGGCATGTTCCACAGCAACTCGCTTTGCAATCGGGGAGCTTCCTCC
This genomic interval carries:
- a CDS encoding LLM class flavin-dependent oxidoreductase, with the translated sequence MKFGWFLPTAGDGKYVGVEPERAPSLDYLVQVAQTAETAGFEFVLIPTGGACLDAWVVGSAVMSHTKTLRPLVAIRPGLVTPVLAARMGAALDQLSGGRAMMNVVTGSSIRDLEELGDPLAHAHDERYVRASEYMEVMKRSWTQSAGLNLTEFAGSGAQSNADASNDPYPEFKGQHYSFKGPVGMPETVQKPHPPFYLGGSSPIAKRVAVEHADTFLMWGEPHDWIQEQIEEIEVIREQVKAETGQDRQMRYGMRAQVLIRDTEEEAWAAAWEIISKVPPEAIEKAKAAFAETDATNQRRQNELRELSEKQQFVVGPNLWTGLSVVRSGGAILIVGTAEQVAERLMEYGDLGVTTFILSGYPHLEEAEIFGRTVMPIIRDQWKTRQKQHSVTTN